The following nucleotide sequence is from Austwickia chelonae.
GTGACATACTCGACTTTATCGAGAGATGGGAAACCGCTCCCAGTTCGCAGGAGAAAATTTCTATGACAGATGTGTCAGATTGCCTGGTTAGTTTTTATCGTGGGCTTATCTGCGACCTGGATGGCGTGGTCTATAGAGGATCAAACGCAGTGCCACATGCCGTTGATTCGCTTGCCGAAGCTCAAAGAGGAGGTATTGGCGTAGTTTACGCCACAAACAATGCCTCTCGCCCACCACGTGAAGTCGCTGATCAGCTGAGAGCGCTAGGCCTGGTGCTTGAAGAAAGGGCTGTTGTCACCAGCGCGCAAGCTGGTGCCGCATACCTGGCAGGAGTCCTCCCCGCCGGAAGCAGGGTTTTGGCCGTTGGAGGACCAGGTGTGGCACAGGCGCTGTCCGCAGCTGGCCTTCAGGCAGTGAGTGGCGCGGATAGCTCAGGCGGAGAAAAAGTATCCGCGGTGCTCCAGGGTTATGGTCGAGATGTCAGCTGGACGGATCTGGCCGAAGCTGCATACGCCATTTCAGAAGGAGCCCTTTGGGTCGCGTCGAATACTGATCTCACTATCCCGACTGCGCGGGGACTCGCCCCGGGGAACGGTTCCCTTGTTGGCGCAGTAAGACAAGCTGTGAAGATCGACCCCATCGTCGTCGGAAAGCCCCAAACTGCACTTTATGAACTCTCAGCCTCAGTGCTTCACGGAGAACTGACAGAGGTGCTCGCACTAGGAGATCGCCTCGACACCGACATCGAAGGAGCTAACAAGGCCGGGATCGATTCCTTGTTCGTCCTGACAGGGGTGAACAACGTCGCGGACGTTGTCATGTCGCCTGAGCTGCTACGTCCTCGATACATCGCTAGCGATCTTCGATCCTTGATGACTCCGTATGCAGAGCCGACTGTAAACAGCGATGGGAAGACCGCCACCGCAAGATGCGCAGATGCGGAGGTCATCGTTGGAACCAAGGGAGTGGAGAGTCTCGCCGGGGACCCAGAGTCGGCTATGCGGACCTTCGTCTCAGCGGCCTGGATGGCCCAGGACGCAGGGATTTTGCGCGACCAGGACGAGATCCGCCGCGCCGCAGACGCTGTGCAAGATGCGGCTCGGCGAGCTGCGCAGGGCTGACGATGGTTCACCCCGTCGACTCTGATAGCAACGGTGGCAAGCCAGTTCCTGGCTTGCCACCGGAGGCCTGCTGCGGGACACCCGAGAAGACATGTCAGCTGGAGATCAGCGGGACCTTCAAACAGCTCATAGAGCTTGAAACCAGTGATTTCGATGGTGCGATTGAGCTGGGAGCCCGTCTCTATCAGGATCTTCGTAGCCAGCTGCAGGAGGCAGCAGGAGGATGACCCCTTCGCGTATCGATGCTGCGCTGGTCGCTCGAGGTCTAGCACGTTCGCGTGGAGACGCTCAGGAGCTGATTCGATCAGGTGCGGTACAGCTCAATGAAACTGCTGTCCGCAAAATGTCGACCCCGGTACGCGAAACAGATCAGATCGTCGTCCGGAGGGAGGGTCCGCTCCCGGTCGGTCGTGGCGCGTATAAATTAGAAAAGGCTTTCGAGCTCTTCGGGAGAACTCGTGAAGATCCTTTTGACGTCGGGGGGCAGCGCTGCCTCGATATCGGTGCATCGACGGGCGGGTTCACCCAGGTTCTTCTAGCGCACGGCGCCAGAGAAGTCACCGCGCTCGATGTCGGACATGGGCAGCTGTCACCCACGCTCCGATCTGACCCTCGGGTGCGGGAAGAATCCGGTCGCAATATTCGCGAAACCTGTGCTATCGATATCGATGGCCCTTTTCCCATCATCGTCGGCGACCTGAGTTTCGTCTCCCTGGCACTGGTCATGCCTGCCGTCGCAGAGCTGATCGACGACCCAGGACAAGCTGTTCTTCTGGTCAAGCCCCAGTTTGAGAGCGGACGAAACGCCCTCGACAAGAACGGCGTCGTCCGTGACCCCCGCGAACACCGTAGAGCGATCTGCGCCGTGGCCCGTTCAGCGCGCGAACAAGGACTTTTTCCCAGAGAGATCCGCACAACAGGACTCCCCGGACGTACCGGAAATCACGAGTACCTAATGTGGATCACGACGAGAGAAGAACTCGCCTTGACCGACGACGAAGCGGCTGCCGACACTGCTGTTGATCTTCCGGGAAGGACACGATGACGCGCACAGTACTGCTCATCACCAATGTCACCCGCTCCGAGCTGCGCCACCATACCTGTGAGATCGCCTCCCTTTTCGCTCAAGCCGGGATGCAGGTGGCGATGGCCTCCAGCGAACTTGACGTTATTGGAAGAACAGCGAACTCCCCGATCATCGAGGCGGATGCTGATGTGCCAGCAGACGGAGTGGAACTGGTCTGTGTTCTCGGAGGAGACGGGACGATCCTCCGGGCCGCAGACATCGCCCGAGGGTCAGGAGTTCCCTTACTCGGCGTGAACTTCGGCCATGTAGGATTCCTGGCTCAAGCAGAACGAGATGCGCTCACCGATGTTGTCCGACAAGTGGTGGCTGGCGATTACGCCGTCGAAGATCGGATGACTCTTGACGTGACAGCGCTACATCGTCAAGACGTCATCGCTACCAGCTGGGCACTCAACGAGGTCACCGTCGAGAAAGCAGCCCGGGAACGCATGTTGGAGCTCGTGCTCGAGATCGACGGCCGACCGCTCTCGACGTGGGGGTGCGATGGCGTCATCGTGGCCACCCCCACCGGAAGCACGGCCTATGCCTTTTCTGCAGGAGGCCCCGTCGTCTGGCCCGATGTCGAAGCTCTCCTTTTGGTTCCCATCTCGGCACATGCGCTGTTCGCAAGGCCTCTTGTCGTCGGACCGGACTCGCACGTCGCTGTCGACCTGGTAGCAGGTACTGAAGGTCGGGGAGTCATGTGGTGCGACGGAGCCAGACCTGTAGAACTACCGGAAGCTGCTCGTATCGAAGTGCGTCGTAGCGATCTTCCTGTACGACTTGCCCGCCTTGACGACGCGCCCTTCACCGATCGGCTTGTAGAGAAATTCGCGCTATCCGTTCACGGATGGCGCGGCAGGAACAACACGAACCTCAGGTGATCGCAGAGTAGCCAGCTACAGAAAGCCCCAAGGCCGGCTCGGAAGAGCGACGATCCCCAGGGAAGACAGCCGGGAATCCAGCGGAACACGATCTTATGCCTACGCTGGCCTCATGCTCCGCCAGATGCGAATCCAAGGTCTGGGTGTCATCGAAGACGCCGTTCTCGACCTCAGCGATGGACTCAATGTCCTCACCGGTGAAACCGGTGCCGGGAAGACCATGGTGATCTCCGGGCTCGGGCTGCTTCTCGGAGCACGAGGCGACGCAGCAATGGTCCGTGCAGATGAACGCGCTGCTGTGATCGAAGGGCTACTCGACATTCCCGAAGGCCACCCGGCTCGGGAACGAGCGATCGACGCCGGGGCAGACGTTGAAGACGATCTGATCATCAGCCGTACTGTGTCCGCTGAAGGACGCAGCCGTGCACACGTCGGAGGCAGGCAGACTCCGGTCTCAGTGCTGGGCGACATCGGAGAGATGCTTGTGGCCGTGCACGGGCAATCCGATCAGTGGCGCCTCCGCAGACCTGAAGAACACCGGGTCGTCCTCGACGACTACGGTGCTGCTCCTCTCGCCCAGCTCCTGCAGGATTACGCTGCGGCCTACAGCGCGCTGGCCACGACCCAAGCGGCGATTCGGGAAGTGACTGAATCGAGCCGAGACCGAGCCGTCGAGATCGAGGTTCTGCGCAGAGGACTTGCCGAGTTGGAAGAACTCGATCCTCGCCCAGGCGAAGACGAGGAACTCCGTGCCGAGGACCAACGCCTTTCGCACACCGACGCGCTACGTGCTGCGGCCGGCATCGCCCATGACGCGCTAACCGGAGATCAGGAGGTGCCGGACGACGGTGGTGCCGCTGGCCTGCTCGCCGCCGCCAGGGCAGCCCTTGCCGGACAAGCCGATCACGACGAACAACTCGCGGAGCTGGAACGACGTACTGCTGAGCTGACCTACTTGACAGCAGATCTCGGAACTGACCTGGCTGCCTATCTCAATGACATCGATGCCGACCCCACTCGCCTCGCCATCGTGCAGGAACGACGAGCAGCGCTCGCGAGACTCACCCGGAACTATGGAGACGACATCGATCAGGTGCTCGACTGGGGGCGACGGGCAGCAGCTCGCTTGGACGAACTCGAAGGATCACACGACAGGGTCGAAGCCTTGCGTGCCCAAGCAGCGCAGGAACAGGAAACCTTAGCGGCAACAGCGATAACGCTGAGCCGCACCCGTCAGGAAATCGCGGTGAAACTGGGGCAGGCAGTAACCGAAGAGCTCACCCACTTGGCAATGGGGCGGGCTCAGATTGAGGTGGTTGTCGAACAACAAGAGGATCCCGAACGCGGACTACCGTTACCGGACGGACGCCGAGTACGTTGCCACCCCCATGGCATCGACGTCGTCGAGATCAGGTTGGCGGCGAACCCAGGCGCGTCTCCCCGGACCGTGGCCAAAGCCGCTAGTGGCGGAGAACTATCCCGAGTGATGCTCGCCTTAGAGGTCGTCACCGGAGCCTCCATCGAGGACAGTACAGCGCCACGACCACGCACTTTCGTCTTCGATGAAGTCGATGCAGGCGTGGGTGGCAAAGCGGCCCTGGATGTCGGGGCCCGCTTGGCCCAGCTGGCTCAACACGCCCAGGTCATCGTGGTGACCCATCTTCCTCAGGTCGCTGCTTTTGCCGACGCCCACCTGGTGATCCACAAGAGCAGCGACGGACAGGTGACAACCAGCGGGATCAGTGTTTTGGACGATGACGGCAGACTCCGTGAACTGGCTCGAATGATGGCCGGCGCGGAAAGCGAGGTTGCCGTGCAACATGCTCGAGAGCTCCGTGAGCAAGCGACCAGCCGTACCTGAGGAAAACCGCTCGGAGCGTTGCGGATACGGACCCAACGGGGATATTTACGGACGATTAACAGGCTCTGCCCACCTGTTCAAGACGGCAGAAAGATGGAAGATGGCAGCCCACCGAGCAGGTAGAAGGTCTCCACTCGGGCGAAGGTGACGTAGAATCAAAGTCCGTGGCGCAAACGAAACATATCTTCGTGACCGGAGGCGTTGCCTCGTCGCTTGGCAAGGGGCTGACGGCATCAAGCCTCGGATTCCTGCTTCGTCAACGCGGGTTACGGGTCACCATGCAGAAACTCGACCCCTACCTCAACGTCGATCCGGGGACGATGAACCCTTTCCAACACGGCGAGGTCTTCGTCACGGCAGACGGCGCGGAGACCGATCTCGATATCGGACACTACGAACGCTTCCTCGACGCACCTCTCTCCCAAGCTGCCAATGTCACCACCGGGCAGGTCTACAGCCAGGTCATCGCCAAGGAACGTCGCGGAGAGTACCTGGGTGACACAGTGCAGGTCATCCCGCATATCACCAATGAGATCAAAGAGCGGATGAGGGAACAGGCCTCGGCGAAGAAGCCGCCGCAGGTCATCATCACCGAGATCGGGGGGACCGTCGGTGACATCGAATCCCTTCCCTTCCTCGAGGCGGCCCGGCAGGTGCGTCACGACCTCGGCCGAGAGAACTGCTTCTTCCTGCACGTCAGCCTCGTGCCCTACCTCGCGCCGAGCGGTGAACTCAAGACAAAACCCACCCAGCACTCCGTGGCGGCGCTGCGTCAGCTCGGGCTCCAACCTGACGCCATCGTGCTGCGCGCCGACAGGGAGATCCCCGAAGGGATGAAGCGGAAGATCGCCCTGGCCTGCGACGTCGATCAGGAAGGCACCATCGCCTGCACAGATGCGCCCTCGATCTACGACATCCCCAAGGTGCTGCATGCCCAAGGCCTCGACGCCTATGTCGTCCGTCGTCTTGGTCTTCGTTTCCGGGACGTCGACTGGAAAGAGTGGGACGTCCTCCTGAACCGGGTCCACCGGCCGAGCAGCCATGTCGAGATCGCGCTCGTCGGAAAGTACATCGACCTCCCGGATGCCTATCTGTCGATCACCGAAGCGCTCCGGTCGGGAGGCTTCCACCATGACACCAAGGTCAAGATCCGCTGGGTGGCCTCCGATGAATGCCAGACCCCGGAACGAGCGCAAGCAGCACTCGGAGGCGTCGACGCCATCCTGGTCCCCGGAGGTTTCGGTGTTCGAGGCATCGAAGGGAAACTCGGCGCGCT
It contains:
- a CDS encoding HAD-IIA family hydrolase, with product MTDVSDCLVSFYRGLICDLDGVVYRGSNAVPHAVDSLAEAQRGGIGVVYATNNASRPPREVADQLRALGLVLEERAVVTSAQAGAAYLAGVLPAGSRVLAVGGPGVAQALSAAGLQAVSGADSSGGEKVSAVLQGYGRDVSWTDLAEAAYAISEGALWVASNTDLTIPTARGLAPGNGSLVGAVRQAVKIDPIVVGKPQTALYELSASVLHGELTEVLALGDRLDTDIEGANKAGIDSLFVLTGVNNVADVVMSPELLRPRYIASDLRSLMTPYAEPTVNSDGKTATARCADAEVIVGTKGVESLAGDPESAMRTFVSAAWMAQDAGILRDQDEIRRAADAVQDAARRAAQG
- a CDS encoding TlyA family RNA methyltransferase, with translation MTPSRIDAALVARGLARSRGDAQELIRSGAVQLNETAVRKMSTPVRETDQIVVRREGPLPVGRGAYKLEKAFELFGRTREDPFDVGGQRCLDIGASTGGFTQVLLAHGAREVTALDVGHGQLSPTLRSDPRVREESGRNIRETCAIDIDGPFPIIVGDLSFVSLALVMPAVAELIDDPGQAVLLVKPQFESGRNALDKNGVVRDPREHRRAICAVARSAREQGLFPREIRTTGLPGRTGNHEYLMWITTREELALTDDEAAADTAVDLPGRTR
- a CDS encoding NAD kinase: MTRTVLLITNVTRSELRHHTCEIASLFAQAGMQVAMASSELDVIGRTANSPIIEADADVPADGVELVCVLGGDGTILRAADIARGSGVPLLGVNFGHVGFLAQAERDALTDVVRQVVAGDYAVEDRMTLDVTALHRQDVIATSWALNEVTVEKAARERMLELVLEIDGRPLSTWGCDGVIVATPTGSTAYAFSAGGPVVWPDVEALLLVPISAHALFARPLVVGPDSHVAVDLVAGTEGRGVMWCDGARPVELPEAARIEVRRSDLPVRLARLDDAPFTDRLVEKFALSVHGWRGRNNTNLR
- the recN gene encoding DNA repair protein RecN translates to MLRQMRIQGLGVIEDAVLDLSDGLNVLTGETGAGKTMVISGLGLLLGARGDAAMVRADERAAVIEGLLDIPEGHPARERAIDAGADVEDDLIISRTVSAEGRSRAHVGGRQTPVSVLGDIGEMLVAVHGQSDQWRLRRPEEHRVVLDDYGAAPLAQLLQDYAAAYSALATTQAAIREVTESSRDRAVEIEVLRRGLAELEELDPRPGEDEELRAEDQRLSHTDALRAAAGIAHDALTGDQEVPDDGGAAGLLAAARAALAGQADHDEQLAELERRTAELTYLTADLGTDLAAYLNDIDADPTRLAIVQERRAALARLTRNYGDDIDQVLDWGRRAAARLDELEGSHDRVEALRAQAAQEQETLAATAITLSRTRQEIAVKLGQAVTEELTHLAMGRAQIEVVVEQQEDPERGLPLPDGRRVRCHPHGIDVVEIRLAANPGASPRTVAKAASGGELSRVMLALEVVTGASIEDSTAPRPRTFVFDEVDAGVGGKAALDVGARLAQLAQHAQVIVVTHLPQVAAFADAHLVIHKSSDGQVTTSGISVLDDDGRLRELARMMAGAESEVAVQHARELREQATSRT
- a CDS encoding CTP synthase gives rise to the protein MAQTKHIFVTGGVASSLGKGLTASSLGFLLRQRGLRVTMQKLDPYLNVDPGTMNPFQHGEVFVTADGAETDLDIGHYERFLDAPLSQAANVTTGQVYSQVIAKERRGEYLGDTVQVIPHITNEIKERMREQASAKKPPQVIITEIGGTVGDIESLPFLEAARQVRHDLGRENCFFLHVSLVPYLAPSGELKTKPTQHSVAALRQLGLQPDAIVLRADREIPEGMKRKIALACDVDQEGTIACTDAPSIYDIPKVLHAQGLDAYVVRRLGLRFRDVDWKEWDVLLNRVHRPSSHVEIALVGKYIDLPDAYLSITEALRSGGFHHDTKVKIRWVASDECQTPERAQAALGGVDAILVPGGFGVRGIEGKLGALRWSRENGIPTLGICLGLQCMVIEYARNVAGIEGASSSEFDPQTPAPVIATMAEQEAFVEGAGGDMGGTMRLGSYPAKLLKGSVTASAYGALKADERHRHRYEVNNAYRGQLENAGLVFSGTSPDGSLVEFVELPSSVHPYYVSTQAHPEFLSRPHRAHPLFAGLVRAALDRQEAARSTDPESASGKNSDRRGNAKK